The following are encoded together in the Equus quagga isolate Etosha38 chromosome 15, UCLA_HA_Equagga_1.0, whole genome shotgun sequence genome:
- the LOC124226417 gene encoding HLA class I histocompatibility antigen, B alpha chain-like: protein MAPGTLLLLLSGALSLTETWAGSHSMRYFYTAVSRPGRGEPRFIAVGYVDDTRFVGFDSDAASPRAEPRAPWMEQEGPEYWEEQTRIAKEAAQTFRVSLNNLRGYYNQSEAGSHTLQRMYGCDVGPEGHLLRGYWQEGYDGADYIALNEDLRSWTAADAVAQITRRKWEAAGEAARFRNYAQGECLESLLRYLEIGKEALQRADPPKTHVTHHPISDHEVTLRCWALGFYPAEITLSWLRDGEDVTQDIELVETRPSGDRTYQKWAAVVVPSGEERRYTCRVQHEGLPEPVTLRWGPPPESTILTVGIIVGLVLLGAVVTGVVIRRKKHSDSSHEVLMG, encoded by the exons ATGGCACCCGGaaccctcctcctgctgctctcggGGGCCCTGAGCCTGACAGAGACCTGGGCAG gctcccactccaTGAGGTATTTCTACACCGCCGTGTCCCGGCCCGGCCGCGGGGAGCCCCGCTTCATCGCCGTCGGCTACGTGGACGACACGCGGTTCGTGGGGTTCGACAGCGACGCCGCGAGTCCGAGGGCGGAGCCGCGGGCGCCGTggatggagcaggaggggccggagTATTGGGAAGAGCAGACACGGATCGCAAAGGAAGCCGCACAGACTTTCCGAGTGAGCCTGAACAACCTGCGCGGCTACTACAACCAGAGCGAGGCCG GGTCTCACACCCTCCAAAGGATGTATGGCTGCGACGTGGGGCCGGAGGGGCACCTCCTCCGCGGGTACTGGCAGGAAGGCTACGATGGCGCCGATTACATCGCTCTGAACGAGGACCTGCGCTCCTGGACCGCGGCGGACGCGGTGGCTCAGATCACCAGGCGCAAGTGGGAGGCGGCCGGTGAGGCGGCGCGCTTCAGGAACTACGCGCAGGGGGAGTGCCTGGAGTCGCTCCTAAGATACCTGGAGATCGGGAAGGAGGCGCTGCAGCGTGCGG ATCCCCCAAAGACACATGTGACCCACCACCCCATATCTGACCATGAGGTCACCCtgaggtgctgggccctgggcttctaCCCTGCGGAGATCACCCTGTCCTGGCTGCGGGATGGGGAGGACGTGACCCAGGACATAGAGCTTGTGGAGACCAGGCCTTCCGGGGACAGGACCTACCAGAAGTGGGCGGCTGTGGTGGTGCCTTCTGGAGAGGAGCGGAGATACACATGCCGTGTGCAGCATGAGGGCCTGCCTGAGCCTGTGACCCTGAGATGGG GGCCGCCTCCTGAGTCCACCATTCTCACTGTGGGCATCATTGTTGGCCTGGTTCTCCTTGGAGCTGTAGTGACTGGAGTTGTGATCCGAAGGAAGAAGCACTCAG attcttcCCATGAGGTATTGATGGGTTAA